The sequence CCTTCGGGATAACGTGCATCCTTACGCGAGTGCCAACGTGCGGCCGGGAGCCGCGGATGAAAATCCTGCGCAGTTTTCGTGTTTACTAATATACGTTTAGGTATATCCCTCTCCGTAAGGTACATCTTTCTTTCGCttgttttctttcctttctctctaaAGAACTTATACGTATATCATggaaatatttcatgttacGTTCGTAAGGGCCTTCGCAGACAAAATTCAGTAAGACGTAACGTAAGGGttcgaccaatcgcgttgctcgaatccttacgttacgGTTACGGACGGccgaatcgagcaacgcgattggtcgaatccttacgttacgtcTTATGGAATTTTGTCTGTGGAGGCCTTAACCTCgtgtatattacattaatttaatcgctAAATAATCCAAAGGAGGGTTGAAGGCGATCTCGTTTCAACCggaacaatttaaaaaaaaaacattaatttaattagagtTGAATTTAAATTGTCGGTACCTTAACCCTTAAggtaattcaataaaatgcattattcTAAGAAATCTTCAAGTAAGTCATTAGTTTATTTAACGGTTCAGCTAATAAAGCTCCTTTTATTGTGTGAAcacaaaattcatataaaataaattgcagataaaatatattaccatTCTATGTCCtcttatttgtaataaaatcacAGGTctgagagaagaaagaaggaaattaCAACGAAGTATACCACTGTAAATGTAAATacgacaaattaaaaaagggTGAAGAGGACGAATCTAGCGATCCTTTCAACGGTGTTCATTAAGTCGCGATACAAGACGGAAGAATGTCGGCGAATAAAGAAGCGATCAAGCTTCCGGGGAGAAACAAGTCCGTGGATCTGACGAGGAAGAAACAATTACCCATGATAATTGCACCGGTCGCGAGTGAAACGCGCGTTCAATCACGCTTTGACAGCCACACGCTGTCGTCTCTGATGAAAAGGAAGGAACTCATTTACCTGAAGAAGTTATCATCAACGTCGACGTCATCGTCGATGAGGTGCACAAGAGATGCGCAGAAAAAAGCGGAAGCGAGCGTGGTTTCTAGCGGGCTAAGTGGAATCTGCAAGAAGCGGAACAGCGTCACTAAGCAGAGCAAGAGCATGCAGACGGTGAAGATGATTTTTCAGCGGGAAAAGGACCGGCGCGCGTCCGATACGCAAGATAACGCTCTAGCGAAAACGGTCTGCCAGCCGAAGCAACTTGTCGATCTTTTTTCGTCGATCCTTTTCCAGAACGATTTGATCATAAACGTCTCTCGCAGTCTGAAAAAGTGTGCCGTGAGTCAAACTAAAAATGTGGTGCCTCacgacgaacgaacgaacacgATTGTCCATCAACCTGAGAAGCGTGCGGAGAATTCGCGCGTTCCTTCCCAGGATGAGATTAAACTTGAAGAAAATTCACTCGTCCAGAGCAGTTCGGAGAGTACCTGGGACTGTTCTGAGAATCATTCAGTCGTAGACGTGACGCCCAAGATCCAATCGAACGAAGAGGAAGCTGCGAAGATGGACTCTAATTGCGAGATTCAGGTTGTCCATTGTGAATTGAGCTCCGGGGAACCTACAGAGAAGTCCGAGGAGGATCTTTTGTACGTGGATCGTGCCGAGATCGAGACCCGGGTGTATCGACGAAGTCGTCGGTCGACGAACGCAAATGTCGCGACCGCAAATCCACGCAAGTCCACGCGAAAAACTTGGATGATCAAGAAAGCTAATACTCAGAGGGAGCATGTCGATGGCGATCACGCGTACCGTGCTGATCCACGAGCTGCCACTAACTCAACTTCATTCAGAAGAAAGGCCGATAATTCACGAGAAAATACGAAATCACTTGACGACCAAATGACTCAGACGAAGAATAGTCTTCAGAAAAATTTCGTTCCCCTTTATCAGCGAGTTTGGAGACCACCTGGCATTAACAGAGCTTCTTCGACTGTGAAAAACACGTTTTCCACGCAATCGACATCGCAGAAGTCGTCCCGATCTGCCGGAAAATTCGTTTCGACGAGGAATAAACAGACATCGAATGAATGTATCGAGTAAGATATTTTCTCCTGGtctttattcaaatttttgaattttaagtTTCTTCCTACGTCATTTTTTAAGCTTCCATTTTCTCCATAAATTATCGAATCtcgcgtaaaaatatttaaatttaattcaattaattttcatataaaaattttattgaaaagcaATAATGCTGCACGtgagaataatttaaaaatataatttaatttagatgTGATAACGAATCCACGATGAAATTAATGTCCGCGAATCGATCCAAGATGTTGAAGGAGAACAGAGATCCTTGTGCGGATTGTATATCGAGAATCTGTAATCATTTCGTGTAAGAAATAGAATTTATCTTTTACAGGTTTTTAAACGTTCGAATAATGCATAcgtatgattattttattgttacaggGAAACTAAACAGCAGCAAAAATGGCAGAGTGGGACGCTTTTACCGAAAAGAAGGCGATCCGCGAACAAAATGGTCTCACAGGCTTCAAATAAAAGTAACGACGTCGAACCATCGAGGTCGAACTCGAGATCACGTTACTGGCAAACGCGTGCGATCGCACCGGCCTTGAAGAATCGAAATGACACTGATCAATGCCGTACGGAAGCCACTCTGACCTATAATAAGAGAGCGAAACCTTCGGAGGTGATCCACGCATTAAAAGAGATCATCAATTGCGTAAACGGAGACGAGAACGCTGTGAGTGTCTCTAACAATGATGCCTTCCATCACGAAAATGGCGAACGCGAAATACTAAATGATACTTTTTCAAAACTGACACCGAATGACGAACGACCATATTTTACAAGCGATAACAACTTGGATAGAATCGCTCAGTCTGTAGATTTCAGTCTCGAATCTTCTTGGAAGTCGATTACCACACAGACGGAATCAAATTTTCCTTTGTCTTCCGAGCTCGGTGATGGAAAGAGATTCGATGAAAATTCGAAGAAAACCGTCAAGTCATTTCAAACGGTCGCAACGCAGGTGTCATTACGTTATGAGAAGAACGTCGTTGAAATTGGATGCAATACCGTATCGTGCGATATTATTCGCAGGGATGCAGAAATCTCTTGTGCTCTGATAGGCTCCGCAAACGTGGCAACGAACGGCGATCCAACCGTGACTGAAGATAAATTGACGTCAGAAAATATTGAGGTCGTTGACGATAAATCTTTCGACGAAAATCTTTGTACTGAAGAAGCTGAAGACACTGGAGAAGTattaaatacagaaataaGTCCAAAATCAAGAGCTCACGTCAGTGTGgaggaagaaaataattttattaaaaagacgGAGGAAATCGTGCGTAAAGAAGACACCGATAAGCAGGAATTCAAAGGATGCATCGACAAATACGATGCAGATTATGATACGGTAGAATTATCGTTCGGTACAATTACCGTTCCAAAATATTATCCACCATCATTATTTTACGACTTCGATGCATCTTCGTCGGAGGAAATCGCAGAGAGCATCGAAAACGACGCTAAATACGAAGAGGAGACAGCGAGATCGCCAAACTCGAAAATGTCGCATATACCGAGCGACGTTATCGCGGCTTTCGAGCTCGCggcggaacgcgcgcgcaatcTTTATAAAGCTATCATGATATACCAGGAAAACTTGATGTCGAGGGAGTGCGAAAGACAGAACGAGGAAACgacagaaaattataaaacactGTATCGTCCCACGGTCGATGAGGATCGCGTGAAGAAGTGTGCTCTTTTTCAAAGTGAAGCTGAAGACGAAATGAAGTCCGAATACGAGACCAAGTGCCACTTCGTGATGGTTAACGACGATTTTGACGGCTTGTCAACGTGTTCCTCCTCCAACCAGACGTGTTCTTCGACGTCTGATCAAATGTATAAACTCGGATGTATATCTGATCTGATGTATCAAGCTGACCATTCTGAAATCGAGAGTTTAAGaaaagacaatgttattttttcacaaagcgaCACAGCGATAACGAAGTCCATTCTGAACGAAGGTTTCGATGTCGCGAACGTGAAATCGTTGATACTGGTGCCGCGCGTACAAGAGCACGCACTCGCGATGGTGAAATTCAACGATAACCGGGATGGCGAAAATTTTAAGCTGGAAGAGTCGGCCAGTATTTTAGCGTTTCCCATGATTGAAAGACCCTCGTTCATCTCGCGCGaaaatctttttccttttatctGCTGCGTCCTGTGCACCATGATATTCTGGAGCTTGCAGTCCTCGTTTCGATGCAACCCTTCCGCGTAATTCTCCAGTACTTGGAATTGTATCCGATTCCCGCAGCCTCAGTATATTATTGCTCGTTCGTTTTATATATTGACTCTCGTTCGCgttacattttctttcattttaataaatatattcttcagGTTATCCTGTGTTCTATCGCGATTAGATTTATTGTATTCATTTATTGGACATCCTtcattatacaaaaatataaatttgcaaacGTAACAAGGTACATTGTAGAAAAGTTTCTTataaagtgtttgaaatatcGTGAGTAATACTAAGGAGCGTTTATACGTACGAAAAAGCGATTAAACTatttatttcgatatgttaTTGTGTCTTGATGAACATTAATATTCCACCTTCAAAATGCTAATTTCTCATTTCATCACCGTTTTCGAGATGCCACCTCtcgctattatattattaatgttacgaataataatatctaaaaaCTTGATCGATTATTTGTTGAGAGAGCAGAAATTCTCGCTTAAATTTAACATCTAGATAAACAGAGttcgaatattttttttatattaatacaatgattCAACAATACACGTACTGTCGCATTTAGTGTAAGATTTGTTTCGAATTAAAAGATTAGAATAAAGCTCGATTGGTCATCCATCCGTTCACTCGGCCTCGAGGACATCGACGGTTGCACAACCGGTGATGTCGACCAACTCCTTCGAAGTGAACGTAGCGATTATTTTCTGCTCTCCCGGCTTCTGCGGCACGAGCTGATGTTCCACGTAAACGTCCTCCTCAGGCTCGACGTCCCTGAAGACGAGTGTCTTATTTCTAGAGAGACCGGGCCCTGCGTAATTAAACTCGCACTTAGTGAGAGTTCTCTTCAACGGGTTCTTAAAACTCAACGTGATGGTCGACGGTTGTCCGACAACTGGTTCACCTTCGATCTGTAATATAAAAGTGGATTGTAAATGAGAAATTTATAGATatgttcatttttttttaaattaaactatagatattttcatttttttaaattgtagaaACTTCTAGATTcgcaaatttatttagaaaacacgtgtaatgtaatgtagtctaataataaagatatattttaaaaattatatacaactgTAGAAATAtcttacaaaaaaaaaagTCTCATTAATCATACCTTGACATCGATACTCGGCTTTAAAACTTGAAAATCGTCCTCGTCCGCCCAGGTTTGTCGGGTTTCCTTGACCGTGGCGATACAGTACAGCTTCATGATGCAATACTCTACCAACTTGTCCAAGTAATCGTCTATCGTCACCGTGAGCCTTAATTGTTCgactgtaataaattaaaaggaaaattacaattcaaacaTTAATTACACAATCATTCTCGTTTATCCACTTGCAATGTTGACGCAATCCTTCCACATCAATCGACTTTTGTCATGAATGTGCCAAGAAAATGCGCATAAAACGAGCTTCTCGTTACCGGCGTTCGGTCGAAGCACAAAATCGCCGGAGGCTCTCTTCACCAGGTGCGCCTTGACTCCGGTATAGTAAACGCTACCAGCGGACAGGATTGCTTGAATGGTGCGCGTCTCGGTggatttatttttgatagtcACAGTCACGGAGAAGGGATCACCGATATTGACGCGTTCGAGCTCGATAAGATCGAACTCCACATCTTCTTTGCCTGGCGATGGAAGAGAGTAGAATCTCTTCGCCATCTCCGTGCTGCGCACCGCCCTGTAGAGGGTCAGTCGTTCGACCCCGGTACCTACAAATCAATCAAGATCAGTTAATTAACAAACGTGCTAATTTAGCCGCACCAATTTTTCGGAAGATAAAAGTTTTGCTTGTCAAGCCAAAATCTAATAAACTGCAAATAACTTGAATTTgtttgaagaagaaaaatttgcTACGATAGGTATTAAATATGGAATTTCGGAATGATATGACAAATATTGAAGATGAAGAACAAGCCGCTCGTATCATTTACCTTCCTTGGGCTTGTAGAGCAACGTTATGTCCTGCCTATCTTTGTCCCCATTGGGATCGAAGATCCACGGCGCCTTCGTCAGAATCATACGACCAATACTGTACagaaaatacagaaaattaGCATACAGggaatatacatattttataacaagagTTTTTATTCCCTACTTTAAGATCAGTATGTTTTGTGTTGTGAGAAGACGATGAAAAtgcatattgaaatatttctttaatatggATTAATGAATTAACTAATGccatgaaaagaaaaacagaaataatgaGAACAATAATGAGAACAATATTGGATAATGTTCCAATTATAAGAAATTGCTATGACAAGATATGCATAAGAAATTATAACATTGTACGATAATAGATACTTTATTACATGGATAACGTTTATTGTTATAGCTAAATAATGAGTTAATCGTCGAATctgttattaatgtttaacACTTTGCGTTGGTTATAAATAACTCTGGAATGCTTTAGCGCTGTtgtaattatgcaaattacgAGTACACACGAGTACAGTACGTCATTCATGTTTTATTACGTTTTGGAAGACGCGTTGTAGTTGCAAGATGCAAATTCATAAAGCAAACAATATAAGGCTTGTGACTTTCCGTTTTCGTTATTAATACAATCGTTTCTACTCTCTGActcgtttttatatatttcacgcGTCAGTCTGTCATAGTTATTTTCG comes from Ooceraea biroi isolate clonal line C1 chromosome 8, Obir_v5.4, whole genome shotgun sequence and encodes:
- the LOC105287840 gene encoding uncharacterized protein LOC105287840, giving the protein MSANKEAIKLPGRNKSVDLTRKKQLPMIIAPVASETRVQSRFDSHTLSSLMKRKELIYLKKLSSTSTSSSMRCTRDAQKKAEASVVSSGLSGICKKRNSVTKQSKSMQTVKMIFQREKDRRASDTQDNALAKTVCQPKQLVDLFSSILFQNDLIINVSRSLKKCAVSQTKNVVPHDERTNTIVHQPEKRAENSRVPSQDEIKLEENSLVQSSSESTWDCSENHSVVDVTPKIQSNEEEAAKMDSNCEIQVVHCELSSGEPTEKSEEDLLYVDRAEIETRVYRRSRRSTNANVATANPRKSTRKTWMIKKANTQREHVDGDHAYRADPRAATNSTSFRRKADNSRENTKSLDDQMTQTKNSLQKNFVPLYQRVWRPPGINRASSTVKNTFSTQSTSQKSSRSAGKFVSTRNKQTSNECIECDNESTMKLMSANRSKMLKENRDPCADCISRICNHFVETKQQQKWQSGTLLPKRRRSANKMVSQASNKSNDVEPSRSNSRSRYWQTRAIAPALKNRNDTDQCRTEATLTYNKRAKPSEVIHALKEIINCVNGDENAVSVSNNDAFHHENGEREILNDTFSKLTPNDERPYFTSDNNLDRIAQSVDFSLESSWKSITTQTESNFPLSSELGDGKRFDENSKKTVKSFQTVATQVSLRYEKNVVEIGCNTVSCDIIRRDAEISCALIGSANVATNGDPTVTEDKLTSENIEVVDDKSFDENLCTEEAEDTGEVLNTEISPKSRAHVSVEEENNFIKKTEEIVRKEDTDKQEFKGCIDKYDADYDTVELSFGTITVPKYYPPSLFYDFDASSSEEIAESIENDAKYEEETARSPNSKMSHIPSDVIAAFELAAERARNLYKAIMIYQENLMSRECERQNEETTENYKTLYRPTVDEDRVKKCALFQSEAEDEMKSEYETKCHFVMVNDDFDGLSTCSSSNQTCSSTSDQMYKLGCISDLMYQADHSEIESLRKDNVIFSQSDTAITKSILNEGFDVANVKSLILVPRVQEHALAMVKFNDNRDGENFKLEESASILAFPMIERPSFISRENLFPFICCVLCTMIFWSLQSSFRCNPSA